Proteins co-encoded in one Listeria ivanovii subsp. ivanovii genomic window:
- the gpmA gene encoding 2,3-diphosphoglycerate-dependent phosphoglycerate mutase, whose translation MKLVLIRHGQSEWNKLNLFTGWHDVDLSEEGVIEAKTAGKRIKEAGLEFDVAFTSVLTRAIKTLNFVLEESDQMWLPVNKFWRLNERHYGALQGLNKQETAEKYGADQVQKWRRSYDTLPPLLEENDERQAKNDRRYQLLDTHAIPSGENLKVTLERVIPYWMDTIAPEIKEGKRVVIAAHGNSLRALVKFLEGISDDEIMELEIPTGVPLVYELNDDLKPVNKYYLDK comes from the coding sequence GAATTTATTTACTGGTTGGCACGATGTTGACTTGTCAGAAGAAGGCGTAATTGAAGCAAAAACAGCTGGAAAAAGGATTAAAGAAGCTGGCTTAGAATTTGATGTGGCTTTCACTTCCGTTTTAACAAGGGCTATTAAAACCTTGAATTTTGTTTTAGAAGAATCTGACCAAATGTGGCTTCCGGTAAATAAATTTTGGCGTTTGAACGAACGTCATTACGGAGCACTTCAAGGGCTTAATAAACAAGAAACAGCAGAAAAATATGGTGCTGACCAAGTACAAAAATGGCGTAGAAGCTATGATACCCTTCCGCCATTACTTGAAGAAAACGACGAAAGACAAGCAAAAAATGATCGCCGTTATCAATTACTTGATACTCATGCGATCCCCTCAGGTGAAAACTTGAAAGTAACTTTAGAGCGAGTGATTCCTTATTGGATGGATACAATTGCACCAGAAATTAAAGAAGGTAAGCGAGTTGTCATTGCCGCTCATGGGAATAGCTTGCGCGCCTTAGTGAAATTTTTGGAAGGAATCAGCGACGATGAAATAATGGAGCTGGAAATCCCGACCGGTGTGCCGCTTGTATATGAGTTGAATGATGATTTAAAACCAGTAAATAAATATTACTTGGATAAATAA